In one window of Vicia villosa cultivar HV-30 ecotype Madison, WI unplaced genomic scaffold, Vvil1.0 ctg.000146F_1_1, whole genome shotgun sequence DNA:
- the LOC131624658 gene encoding terpene synthase 6, chloroplastic-like, with amino-acid sequence MSLSRFIAPLSCNSSTSDSSMVASTVKKNMNTTTALCLEDTKERIKNMFNKVELSISSYDTAFVAMIPSSTSPHTPFFPQCLNWLLDNQLVDGSWGLPDRHPLLMNDALLSTLASILALKQWGIGEDKLNKGLHFIESNFTSINDDKQHRPIGFDILFPSLVEYAQTLGINLPIRATSLEAMIQKRDRELQRGSESNSEGWRAYLAYVSEGMLKSPDMNTIMKYQRKNGSLFNSPATTAAAFHHLKNADCLSYLQSVLQKFGNAVPTVYPLDIYARLYMIDSLERLGINHHFKEEIRSVLDETYRFWLQGDETIFLDPTTCAMAFRMLRLNGYEVSSDPFYRYSEEKFPHSLKGYLKDASAVLELYRASQVIIHPEESVLVKQSSWTRNLLKQDSSDYHLYADKLHIYVDNEVNDVLKFPHHANLERVLNRRSVDHYNVDETRILKTSYRSWNLANKEILKLAVEDFNLCQSIHGKELKQLSRWVVENKLDKLEFARQKLAYCYFSSAATSFSPELSDARISWAKNGVLTTVVDDFFDVGSSEEEQLNLIQLVEKWDVDVSTVYCSEAVKIIFSAVRSTICEIGENSVERQGRNVKDNVIKIWLDLMRSMYTEAEWLRTKATPTMDDYMQNAYVSFALGPIVLPALYLVGPKLSDDAAVNQELNHLYKTMSICGRLLNDIQGFKRESEEGKLNAVSLHTIHSNGAVTYEDAVDKMKGVIEDKRRELLRLVLKEKGSLVPRDCKDLFWKMMKVLNLFYIKDDGFTSNEMHSTVNAVLKDPIILDELLVDSKSNTLSQKH; translated from the exons ATGTCTCTTTCACGCTTCATCGCTCCTCTCTCTTGCAATTCTTCTACTTCAG ATTCTTCTATGGTTGCGTCAACAGTAAAGAAGAATATGAACACTACTACAGCGTTG TGTTTGGAAGACACTAAAGAAAGAATCAAGAACATGTTCAATAAGGTTGAGCTTTCAATTTCTTCATATGATACTGCTTTTGTGGCAATGATTCCTTCTTCAACGTCGCCGCACACCCCCTTTTTCCCTCAATGTTTGAATTGGTTGCTGGATAATCAACTTGTGGACGGCTCTTGGGGTCTTCCTGATCGACATCCATTGTTGATGAATGATGCTCTCTTGTCTACCTTAGCATCTATCCTTGCATTAAAGCAATGGGGTATTGGTGAAGATAAGCTGAATAAGG GACTTCATTTTATTGAGTCAAACTTTACTTCAATCAATGATGACAAGCAACACCGTCCCATAGGATTTGATATACTTTTTCCTTCTTTGGTTGAATATGCACAAACTTTGGGCATTAATCTTCCAATTCGAGCCACGAGCTTGGAAGCAATGATCCAAAAGAGAGACAGAGAGCTTCAAAG AGGCTCTGAAAGCAATTCAGAAGGGTGGAGAGCATATCTAGCATATGTGTCAGAAGGAATGTTGAAGTCGCCGGACATGAATACAATCATGAAGTATCAAAGAAAGAATGGATCTTTGTTTAATTCACCGGCTACAACTGCAGCTGCTTTTCATCACTTAAAGAATGCTGACTGTCTTAGTTACCTCCAATCAGTATTACAAAAGTTTGGGAATGCAG TTCCCACGGTTTATCCTCTGGATATATATGCCCGTCTTTATATGATTGATAGTCTTGAAAGGTTGGGTATTAATCATCATTTCAAAGAGGAAATTCGAAGTGTACTGGATGAAACATACAG ATTTTGGCTACAAGGAGATGAAACTATATTTTTAGACCCAACAACCTGTGCAATGGCATTTCGAATGCTGCGTCTCAATGGTTATGAAGTTTCTTCAG ATCCATTTTATCGATATTCAGAAGAAAAATTTCCCCATTCCTTGAAAGGTTACTTGAAGGATGCTAGTGCTGTTTTAGAGCTATATAGGGCTTCACAAGTCATTATACATCCGGAAGAATCAGTTTTAGTAAAACAAAGTTCTTGGACAAGAAATCTTCTGAAGCAGGATTCTTCTGATTACCATTTGTATGCCGATAAACTTCATATTTATGTTGATAACGAG GTCAATGATGTTCTTAAGTTTCCACATCATGCGAATTTGGAGCGTGTATTAAACAGGAGATCGGTGGACCATTATAATGTAGACGAAACAAGGATTTTAAAAACATCATACAG ATCCTGGAATCTTGCAAACAAAGAAATTTTGAAGCTAGCTGTTGAAGACTTCAATCTCTGCCAATCAATACACGGTAAAGAGTTGAAACAACTTTCAAG GTGGGTTGTTGAAAACAAACTAGACAAACTAGAGTTTGCAAGGCAGAAACTGGCATATTGTTACTTCTCTAGTGCAGCCACTTCTTTTTCCCCCGAACTTTCTGATGCTCGCATATCTTGGGCCAAAAACGGGGTGCTCACAACAGTTGTTGATGATTTCTTTGATGTCGGGAGTTCTGAAGAAGAGCAACTGAACCTTATTCAACTAGTTGAGAA GTGGGATGTAGATGTCAGTACTGTTTACTGTTCTGAGGCGGTTAAGATAATATTTTCTGCAGTTCGTAGCACAATTTGTGAGATTGGAGAGAACTCTGTCGAGCGGCAAGGACGCAATGTGAAAGACAATGTTATCAAGATT TGGTTAGATTTGATGCGGTCTATGTATACAGAAGCTGAGTGGTTGAGAACCAAGGCCACTCCAACAATGGATGATTATATGCAAAATGCATATGTATCATTCGCATTAGGACCAATTGTTCTTCCAGCCCTCTATCTTGTTGGACCTAAGCTTTCAGATGATGCTGCTGTAAATCAGGAATTGAATCATCTTTACAAGACCATGAGCATTTGCGGGCGTCTTCTCAACGATATTCAAGGTTTTAAG AGAGAATCTGAGGAAGGAAAACTGAATGCAGTGAGTTTGCATACAATTCATAGTAATGGAGCTGTTACTTATGAAGACGCCGTTGATAAGATGAAGGGTGTTATTGAGGATAAGAGAAGAGAACTCCTGAGATTAGTTTTGAAGGAAAAAGGAAGCTTAGTTCCAAGAGATTGCAAGGATTtgttttggaaaatgatgaaagtGTTGAACCTATTCTACATTAAGGATGATGGGTTTACTTCAAATGAGATGCACTCTACTGTTAATGCAGTGCTTAAAGACCCAATCATTCTAGATGAATTGTTGGTAGATTCTAAAAGCAACACCCTCTCTCAAAAGCACTAG
- the LOC131624648 gene encoding uncharacterized protein LOC131624648: MEILKQLHINIPLIKAIEQMPNYSKFMKDMLIKRKRLGEFATIALTQECSQLVQGKLPPKLKDPGNFTIPCNIDDLFGGKALCDLGESINLIPLSIFKKLGIGASWPTTITLQLADKSICYPQGNIEDVLVRVDKFVFPADFIIMDFDANEDILILLGRHFLATVRTLIDVEKGELTMRVNGQQVVFNVMNALQYPEEEVADCLMISYWDRIVHKSLLKSIDVLTQELGKVKEILQEGIMYGPMNQSVVKKEHMEEFDLKADQNPHSPSIEVPPELELKQLPAHL, translated from the coding sequence ATGGAAATACTCAAGCAACTTCACATCAACATACCTTTGATAAAAGCTATTGAACAAATGCCAAATTACTCCAAGTTCATGAAGGACATGCTTATTAAAAGAAAGAGATTGGGAGAATTTGCCACTATTGCACTTACTCAAGAATGTAGTCAATTGGTGCAAGGCAAGCTCCCTCCCAAGTTAAAAGATCCTGGAAATTTCACTATACCTTGCAACATTGATGACTTATTTGGTGGAAAAGCACTATGTGACTTAGGGGAAAGCATTAATCTTATTCCTTTGTCCATATTCAAGAAGCTAGGGATAGGTGCATCCTGGCCTACAACCATCACTCTGCAGTTGGCAGACAAGAGCATTTGTTATCCCCAAGGAAATATTGAAGATGTTCTGGTCAGGGTTGACAAATTTGTATTTCCAGctgacttcatcataatggatTTTGATGCTAATGAAGACATTCTCATTCTGTTGGGAAGACATTTCCTTGCTACAGTAAGGACATTAATTGATGTGGAAAAAGGTGAACTCACTATGAGGGTAAATGGTCAACAAGTGGTGTTTAATGTGATGAATGCACTACAATATCCAGAAGAAGAGGTTGCTGATTGTTTAATGATTTCCTATTGGGATAGAATTGTTCACAAAAGCTTGCTGAAGTCCATTGATGTCCTGACTCAAGAGCTGGGAAAGGTGAAAGAGATATTGCAAGAAGGAATCATGTATGGTCCCATGAATCAATCAGTTGTGAAGAAGGAACATATGGAAGAATTTGATTTAAAGGCTGATCAAAATCCACATTCACCATCCATAGAGGTTCCTCCTGAGTTAGAATTGAAGCAACTTCCTGCCCATCTTTAA
- the LOC131624649 gene encoding uncharacterized protein LOC131624649: MKEVVKKEIIKWLDAEIIYPIFDSAWVSPIECVPNKECMTVISNEKNELISTRTFTGWRIHMDYMKLNKNCLDNLDIVLTRCEKTNLMLNWEKCHFMVKEGIVLGHKISKYGLEVDQAKIEVIEKLPPHVNIKGIRSFLGHVGFYRRFIKDFSKITKPLCQLLQHDVPFVFSKNCLNYFNVLKKAVVSSPVVKAPDWIKPFELMCDESDFEISVVLAFDLEIRDKKGVENLVADNLSRLPEEVHDKEAGDIHENFPNEKLLIIIDGLTPWYADIVNYLVSGVVPPEFNSQQRKRFFHMTQIYFVG; the protein is encoded by the exons ATGAAGGAAGTGGTTAAGAAAGAAATCATCAAATGGCTTGACGCTGAGATTATCTATCCCATTTTTGATAGCGCCTGGGTTAGTCCTATCGAGTGTGTACCAAATAAGGAATGCATGACAGTTATCAGCAATGAGAAGAATGAGCTTATCTCCACAAGAACATTCACTGGATGGAGGATTCACATGGATTATATGAAGCTGAATAAG AATTGCTTAGACAACCTGGATATAGTCCTGACAAGATGTGAAAAGACTAATTTGATGCTGAACTGGGAGAAGTGTCATTTCATGGTAAAAGAAGGAATTGTGCTAGggcataaaatttcaaaatatggtTTGGAAGTGGATCAAGCCAAGATAGAAGTTATTGAGAAGCTGCCCCCACATGTGAATATAAAGGGTATTAGAAGCTTCTTGGGACATGTTGGCTTCTATAGAAGGTTTATCAAGGATTTTTCAAAGATCACCAAACCACTTTGCCAATTGCTGCAACATGATGTTCCTTTCGTCTTCAGTAagaattgtttgaattatttcaATGTACTAAAGAAGGCTGTAGTTTCTTCCCCTGTAGTGAAGGCTCCAGACTGGATAAAACCATTTGAGTTGATGTGTgatgaaagtgattttgaaattAGCGTTGTACTTG CGTTTGACCTTGAGATACGAGACAAGAAAGGAGTTGAAAACCTGGTAGCTGATAACTTGTCAAGGCTTCCAGAAGAAGTTCATGATAAAGAAGCTGGAGATATTCACGAGAATTTCCCTAATGAGAAGCTTTTGATAATAATTGATGGCCTGACTCCATGGTATGCTGACATTGTCAACTACCTTGTAAGTGGAGTCGTGCCACCTGAGTTCAACTCTCAACAGAGGAAGAGGTTCTTTCACATGACACAAATCTATTTTGTGggatga